One Prunus dulcis chromosome 7, ALMONDv2, whole genome shotgun sequence DNA segment encodes these proteins:
- the LOC117635280 gene encoding alpha carbonic anhydrase 7-like has translation MINMKHRSKPIFIISCFLVFVLLFMHSTISVVKAQEVEDERDFDYVEGSKKGPAYWGEIKKEWAACKHGGMQSPIDLPRKSFQILPSLVELKRIYKPSNATLKNRGHDIMLEWAGNAGSIEISGIQYFLKQSHWHSPSEHSINGKRYDMELHMVYQSPDPKVESNTAVVGVLYQIGSPDAFLSKLTRDIASMTDKNTERSIGVIDPAEIVEFDGKNYYRYTGSLTIPPCTEGVIWIMSQQFGTVSSEQIDLLRVSVYDYAEMNARPLQPLNHRMIRLYFQKPKIIKYN, from the exons ATGATCAACATGAAGCATCGAAGCAAACCCATCTTCATCATTTCttgttttctagtttttgtACTTCTGTTCATGCATTCGACAATATCAGTCGTCAAAGCTCAAGAAGTTG AGGATGAGAGAGATTTTGATTATGTTGAGGGAAGCAAGAAGGGGCCAGCTTACTGGGGAGAGATCAAGAAAGAATGGGCAGCATGCAAACATGGAGGCATGCAATCTCCAATAGATTTGCCACGTAAGAGTTTTCAAATACTCCCAAGCTTAGTGGAGCTAAAGAGGATTTACAAGCCTTCTAATGCCACTCTCAAGAATAGAGGCCATGACATTATG CTTGAGTGGGCAGGCAACGCCGGATCGATTGAGATCAGTGGCATTCAGTATTTCTTAAAGCAAAGCCACTGGCACTCTCCCTCCGAGCACTCCATTAATGGCAAGAG GTACGATATGGAGCTCCACATGGTTTATCAAAGCCCGGATCCGAAAGTGGAAAGCAATACTGCTGTTGTTGGAGTCCTCTACCAGATTGGTAGCCCTGATGCCTTCCTCTCAAAG TTGACGAGGGATATAGCATCTATGACGGATAAAAATACGGAGAGAAGCATTGGGGTGATTGATCCTGCAGAAATAGTAGAATTCGATGGAAAAAACTACTACAGATACACAGGCTCACTCACCATTCCTCCATGCACTGAAGGCGTTATTTGGATCATGAGCCAACAA TTTGGGACAGTTTCAAGCGAACAGATAGACCTACTTCGAGTGTCTGTGTATGAT TATGCAGAGATGAATGCAAGGCCATTGCAACCTCTCAATCATCGAATGATCCGCCTCTATTTCCAAAAACCAAAGATTATTAAATACAATTGA